The Amycolatopsis japonica nucleotide sequence CTCGGGAAGAGCGCCGTGGCCGCCGCCCACGCGGCGGGCTTCTCCCCGGTGACCGGTGTCCTGCGGCGGCTCGTTCCCGAATGGTCGCCGTGGCTGCCGGCGTTCCCGGAGAACGCGGACGCGGAGACCGTCCGGCAGCAGGAGTTCCGGGCCGTGCGAGAGGTGTTGACGGGCTGCGGTCCGGCGGTACTGGTACTCGACGACGTCCACTGCGCGGACGACGACACATGGGAGTTCCTGCGCGGGCTCGCGGCTTCCCCGGCGGCGGCGCTGAGCGTGGTGGTCAGCGCGGGAACGTGCGGGCCGCGGCGATTCCCGCCGTTGCGTGAGACCGCCGCGCATCTCTGGCTCGCGGCGTTCACCGCCGTCCAGGTGCGGACGGTGCTGGACTCCTCTTTCGGCCGCTGCGCACCGGATTTCGCCGAAGCGGCGCACCGGCGGACGTCCGGGATCGCCGTCGACCTGACGGCGTTGGTCCAGAGTGTCGGAGACACGGCCGAAGCGCTTTCGGTGGACAGGCTCGCGTCGGCGACCGTGCCGCCGATCGTGCGGAGCCGGGTTTCCGGGCTGATGGCGGCGATCGGGCCCGCCGCTCGGGATGTCGTCCGCGCGGCCGCGGTGCTGGGATCGCCCGCCGGGGAGCCGGATCTGGGCGCGGTCGCGGCGTGCGCGGAGATCGAGAACGCGGTCACCGAAGCCGTGGAAACGGGGCTGCTGCGGGATCTCGGCCGAGGCCGCTATGTCTCGGGGAGCCCGCTGATCGCCGAAGCCGTCTACGCGCTGCTCCCCGGGCCTCAGCGCTGCGCGATGCACGGACGTGCCGCGGCCCGGCTCTCCGCGGACGCCGAACCCTTCGCGTCGCTCATCGCCCGTCACGCGCGGCTGGCGGGCGACATCGCCGCGTGGACACAGTGGACCGGCGTCGCGGTCGACAACGCCATCGAAGACGGCCGGACCGAGGAAGCGAGCCGTCTGCTCGAAGCGGCCCTGCGGGACACGGATCTGCCGCGCACCGCGCGCGAATCGTTCGCCGTCCGGCTCGGCAGGGAACTGCCGCGCAGTATCGCGCACGCCGGCACGGTGCGGCTGCTGCGGGAGATCCTGCGCGAATGGCCGCTGAGCAAGGCCGCGCGGGGTGAGATCCGGGTCCACCTCGGACAGGTACTGATCAACCAGGTGGGCAAGGTCGAAGCGGGCAGGCTCGAAATCGAACTGGGCGCGGCCGACCTCGGCAGACGCCAGGCGCTGCTCGCCAGGGGGCTGGTCACCTTGGCGCTGCCGCATATCGGGACCGTCCCGGTCGAAGAGAACCTCCGTTGGCTCGACGAGGCCGAGCAGGTCAGCAAGGGGGAACACGACGCCGGGCTGCTCGCCGCGATCACCGCCAACCGGCTTTCGGCGCGGATGCAGATCGCCGATCCGGAGGCCTGGCACGAGATCGCCGATCTCCCGCGGGCACCGGAGTCGGCGGAGGTCTGCCGTCAGGTCGCCCGCACCTACATCAATCTGGCCGACGCGGTGGCATGGAACGGGCACTATCCGGTCGCGCGGGCCTACCTCGCGACCGCGCGGCGGCTGATCCGCGACGACCATCAGCCCTATCTCGACGCGCTCGCCGACGGCACGGAGCTGCGGTTGGATCTGGCGATGGGGGAGTGGGCGAGCGTCGCGGAGAAGGCGCGCGCGATGCTGACGCGGGTCGACAAGGACGGTTCGCTGGCGGCCGAGCCGCTGCTGGTGCTCGGCTGGTACGAGTACGGGCAGCACCGGCCGACGGCGGCCCTGCGCAGTTTCGACGCGGCGTTCGCGCTGTCCGCGGGCAGTGTCCCGGTGCAGGCTTCGGCGTACGCGGGGAGGGTGGCCGTCCATCAGGCGGGCAAGGATCTGCAGGCCGCCCGGCGCCTGGCCGAATTCGGCCTGGAAACCGTGCGCCGCAAGAACAACTGGGTCTGGGCGGCCGAGCTGATGCCGTTCGCCGTGCGCACCATGCTCGGGCTGGGACAGCACGTCGAGGCGCGAGAGCTGCTCGCGGAGTACCGGCAGGGCATCGACGGCAAGGACGCGCCGGTCGCCAACGCGTCGGCGTTGTTGTGCCGGGGCATGCTCACGCAAGCGCGTGGCGAGACACTGGCCGCCGGTGAACTGCTACTGGGCGCCGCGCAGGCCTACAGTGCCTTGCCACTCCCGTATTTCGCCGCCTACGCCGACGAACTCGCCGCCGGATGTTTCTCCGAAGCCGGGGTGCGGGAGCGTGCCGTCGCTTCCTTCACCACCGCGGAGACGACGTACGCGAGCCTCGGCGCCGCCGTGGACGCGCTGCGCTGCCGACGTTCGCTGCGGCGCTGCGATCCGGAGATGCCCCGGCGCGGGCGCAAGGGTTACGGCGAAGCGTTGTCCCCGAGGGAGCTCGAAGTCGCCCGGCTCGCCGCCCAGAACCTGACGAACCGGGAGATCGGGGAGCGGCTGTTCCTTTCGCCGAGGACGGTCGAGATCCACGTGGGACGAGCACTGCGCAAATTGGGATTGCCTTCGCGTACCGTCCTGACCGCTGATCTGCTCAGCGACATTCCCTAAGGGCACGTATTCGTCGATTCGCTGGGTATCACGTGAGAAACCGCTGGTGAGAGGCGTTTTCTTTAAATAGTGGGGCGCGGTCCGTATTCCACTATTTTTCCGCTTCCGCCGTCGATCGATGGTTGTCGGGCAGTTCGCGATTTCCCGGAAAGGAAGCACCGTGAGCAGAAAACGGATCTTAGGCGTGGTCGCCCTGACCCTGGCCGCGCTGGCACCGGCGGCGGGTCTCGCCGGCGCGGAACCGGCCGGCACCCTTCGCGCAATCTCCCCGACCGACGCCGCGCCCATGCCGACGGGAGGCGTCCACGGCCAGAGCATCGGCGGCTCGCCCGCGTCGGTCAAGGACTACCCGTATGTCATCGCCGCCCTGCGGGAAGGCGGTTCGCGGCCGAAGGGCCAGAGCTGTTCCGGTTCCGTCATCGCGCCGCGGAAGGTCCTCGTCGCGGCCCACTGCAAGGAGCTGGCAGGCGAGAAGAGTGTCCTTTATGGACTCGACGACCTGAAGAGCGCGGGCGGTACCCAGCTGAAGGCCGTCGACTACAAGACACATCCCAAATTCACCCAGCCCTGGTACGGCTACGACGTCGCGGTGATCACCGTCGACGGTGACATCCCGGTGCCGCCCGGCGGCTACGCGAAGGTCGCCACGTCCGCCGACACCGGTCTGGAGACACCCGGCAAGGACGGGTTCAGCCTCGGCTACGGCAAGAAGGACATCAACGACTCCACCCAGGACGTCACGCTGCACAAGCTGACCCTGCCGATCGTGAACGCGAGCCAGTGCACCGGCGTGGAGAACGGCGTCGATCCGAAGACGATGATCTGCGCGGGCTACTCGGACGGCCGCAAGACCATCCTCCCCGGGGACAGCGGTGGCCCGTTCGTCGTCAACGGGAAGGTCACCGGCCTCGCTTCCTGGAGCCGTAGCGATTTCCGCTGGTACAGCGTCTACAGCAGGCTCAACAACGACATGGGTGACTGGGTCGCCGAACAGATCGGCGGCGAGCAGCCCGGTGACGCCTTCACGCTCGCGGCTTCGCCGTCGTCGGTGAAGGTCCTGCCGGGCAAGTACGTGTCGGCGAGCGTCACGAGCAAACCGGGCAAGAACGGCGCCGAGGACATCACGCTCTCCGCGGCCGGGCTGCCCGAGGGTGCCAAGGCCACCTTCCAGCCCGCGACGATCAAGGCGGGCGAGGTCGCCAAGCTGACCATCGAGACCGCCGCCGGAACTCCGGAAAAGGCCTATCAGGTCACGATTTCCGGGAAGGGGACCACCGACACGGCCACCGCGGGGCTTTCGCTCACCGTCGGCGCGGGCGAACCTCCCGCCGGTGATTTGAAGGTGACCGTGAACCCGTCCTCCGGGTCCGGCCGCGTGGGCACGCTCGTGAGCGCCACCGTCACCGCGCCCGGCGGCACCGGTTCGATCACGTTCTCCGCCAGTGGTGCCGGGCTGCCGCTCAGCCCCATGTTCTGGCCGCAGAGCGTTTCGAGCGGCGGCAGTTCGACCATGCAGGTCTTCGCGCCGTACAGCGCCGGTACATACCCGGTCACGGTGACCGCCAAGGACGGCGGCGGCAAGACCGCGACCACCACGTACACCCTCACCGTCCAGTGACCTTCGCCGAAACAGAGGTGATTTCCCATGCGTGACAAGACGAAAACGCTGCTGGCGCTCGGGCTGCTGAGCCCGCTGCTCGCGCTCGGCGCCGGATCGGCCGTCGCCGCCGAAGCCGAAGGCACGGTGATCCCGGCCAAGGAGCACTACGGGGACCAGTACATCGTCGTCCTCCACGACGTCGCGGCTGCCGGACAGACGGCGTCCGCCGATCTGGCCAAACGATACGGCGGGGAGGTCCGTTCGGTCTGGACGGCGGCCCTCCGCGGGTTCTCGGCCAAGAGCATGACCGCGGCCGAGGCACGCAAACTTGCCGCGGACCCGTCGGTCAAGGCGGTGTACGAAGACGGCACCGCCCGCGGAACCGGCACTCAGCAGAACCCGACCTGGGGGCTGGACCGGGTCGACCAGAAGAGCCTTCCGCTCGACAAGGCCTACAACTACCCGAACGAGGGCTCGGGCGTCACCGCGTACGACCTCGACAGCGGTATCAACCCGTCGAACCCGGAGTACGAAGGCCGCGCCAGCCTCGGCAAGGACTTCATGGGCGGAGACGGCTCGGACTGCCATGGGCACGGCAGCCACACCGCGGGCACGATCGGCAGCAAGACCTACGGTGTCGCGAAGAAGGTCAAGATCGTCGGGCTGAAAGTGCTGGGGTGCAACAACTCCGGGCCTGACTCGGGCATCATCGACGCCGTCGACTGGGTGACGGCCAACGCGAAGAAGCCCGCCGTGGCGAACATGAGCCTGACCATGGACGCCCCGGGTGTCGGGGACGACGCGGTGAAGCGGTCGATCGCGTCGGGCGTCGTGTACGGGGTGGCGGCGGGCAACGCCTCCACCGACGCGTGCAACACGAGCCCGGCACGGGTGCCCGAGGCGATCACGGTCAACGCCTCGGACTCCGCCGACAACCGGTCTTCGTTCTCCAACTACGGAAGCTGCACCGACATCTTCGCGCCCGGCTCGAACATCACGTCGCTGAGCCCGAGCAGCGGCGGTTCCGCGGTGATGAACGGGACCTCGATGGCGACGCCGCACGTCGTCGGCGCGGCCGCGCTCTACCTGTCGGCCAACCCGGGAGCCACGCCGCAACAGGTGCGGGACGCGCTGGTGAACGGCGCGACCGCGGGTGTCATCAAGAACGCGGGCAGCGGTTCGCCGAACAAGCTGCTGAACGTGTCGTTCATCGGCAGCGGCGGCCCCGGGCCGAACTGCGGGGCGAAATCGAACACCACGCCGGTGTCCATTCCGGACGCCGGGGCGGCCGTGACCAGTTCCGTGACCCAGGAAGGCTGTGACGGCAAGGCTTCCGCGTCGTTGTCGGTCAAGGTGGACGTTTCGCACACCTACAGCGCCGACCTCGTGCTCGACCTGATCGGGCCGAGCGGCAAGGCCTACCGCCTCAAGAACTCGGGCGGTGTCGGCTCGGCCGAGGGTGTGCACCAGACCTTCTCCGTCGATGCCTCCGGTGAAACGGCCAACGGCACCTGGAAGCTGAGCGCTCAGGACGTCTACCGGTTCGACACCGGCAGCATCGACGGGTTCACCGTCACCTTCTGAAGTCACTGAGACTCGCCGGCAGGGGCGGGGAGGGAACCATCGGCGGGGTCGCTTTCGGCGGCCCCGCCGATGTCGCGGCTGAACCTGGTGTGCAGGAGCAACGCGACTGCCAGTGTGGCCGCCGCACCGATCAGGAACACGCCGGTGGGCCACGGCTGCAGGACCATCAGGCAGCCGGAGGCGACGGCGGGCGGATGCACCACCCGGAAGAGCAGCATGGCGCCGAATCCGGTGGCCGCCGCGACCGCGACGGCCACCGGACCGCGCGGCAGCGCGAACGCGGCGAGGACCCCGGCCACCACGGCGAGCGCGTGGCCGCCGAAGACCGCGACCGGCCGGGCGGACGGGAGGGCCGGATTGGCGAGCACCAGGGCGAGACTGGCGGCGAGCGGTGCCGACGCCGCCGGCCCGACACCGGAGCCCATTCCCGCGGCGGCCACCCCGCCCGCACCCGCCGCGGTCAGCAGTATCGGCGACGCGTGTCTCACTGGGACACCGCGGGGAAGTCGAGGTCGGGTTCGGCCACGTGGTTGAAGTAGTTGGACAGCACGTTGAGCGCGATATGGGCGACCACCTCGGCGACCTGCGCGTCGGTGACGCCGTCCGCGCGGGCCTCGGCCAGCCGCTCGTCGGGGACGCGGCCGCGGTGGGCCATGACGGCGTCCGCCAGCCGGAGCACCGCGCGGGTGTGCGGGTCGGGGCTTTCCGCCTCGCGGGCCTTGTCCAGTTCGACGGCGGGGATGCGCATCTTCTCGCCGCGGAAGGTGTGCGCGGCGAGGCAGTAGCCGCATTCGTTGCGCTGCGCGGTGAACAGCGCGAGCAACTCGCGCTCGCGCGCGGTCAGTTCGCCGCGCGTGAGGGCGTCGCGCAAGGCGAGGTAGCCGCTCAGCGCCGCCGGGCCGTTGGCCATCGCGGCATAGAGGTTGGGCACCCGGCCGATCTGGGTACGGACGTCGGTCAGCAACGGATGCTCGGTGAGCTGGGGGATTCGGGGCACGATCTCTCCAAACGGTACAGGTCTGTTCCGAGTTGGACGGTACAGATCTGTACCGTCTGCGGTCAACCAATTCGGTACAGAGTGGTACTGTTTCGCCCGTGGGAACCCGAGCGCGCGAGCGGCTGCTGAGCACGGCCGAAGAGCTGTTCTACGCCGGAGGCATCCGCGCGGTCGGCATCGATCGCATCCTGGAGGAGTCCGGCGTCGGCAAGGCGTCGCTCTATCGGCATTTCCCGAGCAAGGACGCGCTGGTCGAAGCGGTGCTGCGGGAACGGGACCGCACCTGGCGGCACTGGCTCTCCAGCACTGTCGACGGCTACCGTCTCGCTCCGGAGGACCGGATCCTGGCGGTTTTCGACGCCCTCTTCGAACGCTTCTCCCGCAAGGACTTCCGCGGCTGCGCCTTCATCAACACCATGGTGGAGACGGCGGATCCGGCGAGCCCCGTGCACGCCGTCGCGGCCGAGCACAAGGCGGCGCTGACCGAGTACCTGGCCGGTCTGCTCGCCGACGCGGGGCGGGCTGAGGTGGGGGAACTCGCCGCGCAGCTCGTTTTGATCGTGGATGGTGCGATCGTGACCGCGGTGCGCGAGAACGCGCCGGATGCGGCTGTTCGGGGTAAGGGGATCGCTGCCGCCTTGTTGCGCTGAGCGCTTGGTGGCTTTGCGGCCTCGGCTCGCGGAGTTCCCAATGTGGAATTGGGGTCGCTGAGTGTCTCTGATGCGACTTTGGGGACCCGGGTTGTGGGTAGGTCGCTGGTCGCGGGCCTGTTGTTGCCGGATTTCGGCGAGGTCGCGCTGGATGTGGCAGGTGATCGCCGCTGCCCTGCTGTGCTGTGCGCCCGCGGCGGTCTCGGCTTTAGGGTTTCCAATGTCGCATTTGGGTCGCTGAGTGTCTCTGATGCGACATTGGGAACCCGGGCCGTGAGTAGATCGCTGGCCCGCAGGCCTGATCTTGCCGAAATTCGGCGACACCCCGTCGGACGCGGCTGTTCGGGGTGAGGCGATCGCTGCCGCCTCGTTGCGCTGAGCGCTTGCTGTGGGTTGGAGTTCCCTGCTCGGGCTCTTGCCGAAATTCGGCGAGACCTTGCCGTACGTGGGAAGACGGTCGCCGCCTTGCTGTGCTGAGCGACCTCGGCTTGAGGGTTCCCAATGTCGCATTTGGGTCGCTGAGTGTCTCTGATGCGACATTGGGAACCCGGGCCGTGAGTAGATCGCTGGCCCGCAGGCCTGATCTTGCCGAAATTCGGCGACACCGCACCGGATGCGCATAACGGATCCCCATCGGGCTGGGCAAGCCGCGGCTCAGTGCGCCCAATGTGGCATTGGGGCCGTCGAGTGTCCCCAATGCCACATTCGGGGCCTTGGCGACGCAGACCCGGTCTCGCCGAAATTCGGCGACACCGCATCGAGCGCGGGAAAGTCATCGCGCCGAACCACCCACTGCCCACTGCCCCCCACGTGAAGCCATCCTTGACATCAGGTAAGCCCACCCTTAGTTTCCCCCTATAACTTTCCCGGAGGGGGCGACATGCCGAACATCGGTGGCCGCCCGGCCATGGTCGCGGTGGACGACATCGTGCGGGCCGGTCGCGAGCTCGGGATGCGCGGGCTCAGCGTCAAGGCGGTCGCGGTCCGGCTGGGGGTGACCGCGACCGCCCTCTATCGCCACGTCGAGAGCCGGTGGGGGCTGGAGCGGCTGGTCGGCGAGAGCATCCTGGCCGAGCTGCGGCTCCGGGACGATCCGCGACACGACCTCGAACGACACCTGTTGTCCTTCGCGCTGCAGATGCGGGCCTTCATGCTGGAGCACCCGGGCCTCGCCGGTTATCTGCAACTGCTGTTCCCGCGCGGAGACGGCGGTCAGCGCTTGCTGAACATCGAGGTCGACGCCCTCGTCC carries:
- a CDS encoding LuxR C-terminal-related transcriptional regulator, coding for MPTIGTAPVFVARDAELAELVRVASRPPSVAVVEGEPGVGRSRLLEELAAHPALASRVVWSARCGSFSRPCRLAPLVDALLGKSAVAAAHAAGFSPVTGVLRRLVPEWSPWLPAFPENADAETVRQQEFRAVREVLTGCGPAVLVLDDVHCADDDTWEFLRGLAASPAAALSVVVSAGTCGPRRFPPLRETAAHLWLAAFTAVQVRTVLDSSFGRCAPDFAEAAHRRTSGIAVDLTALVQSVGDTAEALSVDRLASATVPPIVRSRVSGLMAAIGPAARDVVRAAAVLGSPAGEPDLGAVAACAEIENAVTEAVETGLLRDLGRGRYVSGSPLIAEAVYALLPGPQRCAMHGRAAARLSADAEPFASLIARHARLAGDIAAWTQWTGVAVDNAIEDGRTEEASRLLEAALRDTDLPRTARESFAVRLGRELPRSIAHAGTVRLLREILREWPLSKAARGEIRVHLGQVLINQVGKVEAGRLEIELGAADLGRRQALLARGLVTLALPHIGTVPVEENLRWLDEAEQVSKGEHDAGLLAAITANRLSARMQIADPEAWHEIADLPRAPESAEVCRQVARTYINLADAVAWNGHYPVARAYLATARRLIRDDHQPYLDALADGTELRLDLAMGEWASVAEKARAMLTRVDKDGSLAAEPLLVLGWYEYGQHRPTAALRSFDAAFALSAGSVPVQASAYAGRVAVHQAGKDLQAARRLAEFGLETVRRKNNWVWAAELMPFAVRTMLGLGQHVEARELLAEYRQGIDGKDAPVANASALLCRGMLTQARGETLAAGELLLGAAQAYSALPLPYFAAYADELAAGCFSEAGVRERAVASFTTAETTYASLGAAVDALRCRRSLRRCDPEMPRRGRKGYGEALSPRELEVARLAAQNLTNREIGERLFLSPRTVEIHVGRALRKLGLPSRTVLTADLLSDIP
- a CDS encoding S1 family serine peptidase, whose amino-acid sequence is MSRKRILGVVALTLAALAPAAGLAGAEPAGTLRAISPTDAAPMPTGGVHGQSIGGSPASVKDYPYVIAALREGGSRPKGQSCSGSVIAPRKVLVAAHCKELAGEKSVLYGLDDLKSAGGTQLKAVDYKTHPKFTQPWYGYDVAVITVDGDIPVPPGGYAKVATSADTGLETPGKDGFSLGYGKKDINDSTQDVTLHKLTLPIVNASQCTGVENGVDPKTMICAGYSDGRKTILPGDSGGPFVVNGKVTGLASWSRSDFRWYSVYSRLNNDMGDWVAEQIGGEQPGDAFTLAASPSSVKVLPGKYVSASVTSKPGKNGAEDITLSAAGLPEGAKATFQPATIKAGEVAKLTIETAAGTPEKAYQVTISGKGTTDTATAGLSLTVGAGEPPAGDLKVTVNPSSGSGRVGTLVSATVTAPGGTGSITFSASGAGLPLSPMFWPQSVSSGGSSTMQVFAPYSAGTYPVTVTAKDGGGKTATTTYTLTVQ
- a CDS encoding S8 family serine peptidase yields the protein MRDKTKTLLALGLLSPLLALGAGSAVAAEAEGTVIPAKEHYGDQYIVVLHDVAAAGQTASADLAKRYGGEVRSVWTAALRGFSAKSMTAAEARKLAADPSVKAVYEDGTARGTGTQQNPTWGLDRVDQKSLPLDKAYNYPNEGSGVTAYDLDSGINPSNPEYEGRASLGKDFMGGDGSDCHGHGSHTAGTIGSKTYGVAKKVKIVGLKVLGCNNSGPDSGIIDAVDWVTANAKKPAVANMSLTMDAPGVGDDAVKRSIASGVVYGVAAGNASTDACNTSPARVPEAITVNASDSADNRSSFSNYGSCTDIFAPGSNITSLSPSSGGSAVMNGTSMATPHVVGAAALYLSANPGATPQQVRDALVNGATAGVIKNAGSGSPNKLLNVSFIGSGGPGPNCGAKSNTTPVSIPDAGAAVTSSVTQEGCDGKASASLSVKVDVSHTYSADLVLDLIGPSGKAYRLKNSGGVGSAEGVHQTFSVDASGETANGTWKLSAQDVYRFDTGSIDGFTVTF
- a CDS encoding HPP family protein; protein product: MRHASPILLTAAGAGGVAAAGMGSGVGPAASAPLAASLALVLANPALPSARPVAVFGGHALAVVAGVLAAFALPRGPVAVAVAAATGFGAMLLFRVVHPPAVASGCLMVLQPWPTGVFLIGAAATLAVALLLHTRFSRDIGGAAESDPADGSLPAPAGESQ
- a CDS encoding carboxymuconolactone decarboxylase family protein — protein: MPRIPQLTEHPLLTDVRTQIGRVPNLYAAMANGPAALSGYLALRDALTRGELTARERELLALFTAQRNECGYCLAAHTFRGEKMRIPAVELDKAREAESPDPHTRAVLRLADAVMAHRGRVPDERLAEARADGVTDAQVAEVVAHIALNVLSNYFNHVAEPDLDFPAVSQ
- a CDS encoding TetR/AcrR family transcriptional regulator is translated as MGTRARERLLSTAEELFYAGGIRAVGIDRILEESGVGKASLYRHFPSKDALVEAVLRERDRTWRHWLSSTVDGYRLAPEDRILAVFDALFERFSRKDFRGCAFINTMVETADPASPVHAVAAEHKAALTEYLAGLLADAGRAEVGELAAQLVLIVDGAIVTAVRENAPDAAVRGKGIAAALLR
- a CDS encoding TetR/AcrR family transcriptional regulator, translating into MPNIGGRPAMVAVDDIVRAGRELGMRGLSVKAVAVRLGVTATALYRHVESRWGLERLVGESILAELRLRDDPRHDLERHLLSFALQMRAFMLEHPGLAGYLQLLFPRGDGGQRLLNIEVDALVRRGYEPGAAIVLSGAVASMTIAMTASEENSAAAEEADGDGLDREREAVRDRLSRDDRLAEPSAALPQVPRPEYVRLLLTASIRGLVGSCPPGRPVAEMVADLAATGEGL